One Bacteroidota bacterium genomic window, AATGTGGGCGTTCCAGGCACACCCGATGAAGACCGTGTAAAACTGAACGGCGCCGTATGGCGCTATCATCCTACGCGTAAAGAATTTGAGCTGTATGCCGAAGGTACAAGCAACCCGTGGGGCATCGATTTTAACGATAACGGACACGGGTTCATCACCGCCTGTGTGATCCCGCACCTGTACCACGTAATCCCCGGCGCACGCTACCAGCGCCAGGCCTTTGATCACTTTAACCCGTACACGTACGATGACATCAAAACCCACACCAAGGACCTCCACTGGGTGGGTGACCGAGGTCCGCATGCCGGTAACCATCGGTCAGATGAAGCTGGCGGTGGCCACGCCCACGTTGGCGCAATGTTCTACCAGGGCGGTTCATGGCCGGCGGAGTACCACGACATCCTGTTCATGAGCAACATCCACGGCTACCGCGCCAACACAGAAATCATCGAGCGGAACGGTTCCGGTTATGTGGGTAGCCGCGGCGATGACTTCCTGTTTGCGCACGACTCCTGGTCGCAGATGCTCAACTACCGCTACGGCCCCGACGGATCGGTCCACGCAATCGATTGGTACGACAAAAACCAGTGCCACAGCTCCAACCCGGACGTACACGACAAAACCCTCGGCCGCATTTTCAAAATCACCCACGAAAATGATCAGTGGGTACAGGTGAACCTGGCACAAGCCGCTGAAGATGAGCTCGTACAAATGCACCTTAATAAAAACGAGTGGTACGTCCGCCAGGCCCGGTTGCAACTGATCGAACGCGGCACAAGCAAAAAAGCGCATCGGCAGCTTAAGCGAATCCTCGACCGCAACCCTGATACCAGCCGGCGCCTCCGCGCCCTCTGGACACTCTACACAACCGACGGCATCACAGACACAGAACTGATGAAGCTCCTCGACGACCGCAGCGATGTTGTCCGCGGCTGGGCAGTACAGTTGATCGCAGATGATAAAGAGGTATCGGATAACACGATGGGCAAATTCACTGAGATGGCGCACAACGACGCATCAGCAATGGTACGGCTCTACCTGGCAAGCGCAATGCAGCGTGTCGAGCCGAGCCGGCGCTGGTCCGTACTCTCCGGGCTCTACAGCAGAGCAGAAGATGCCAACGACCACAACCTTCCCCTGATGGTATGGTACGCCGCTGAGCCAATGGTTACCGTTGATATGGGCAAAGCCCTCGAACTCGCCATGACCGCCAAGCTACCCAACCTGCTCAGCTACACAGTCCGACGCATCGCCGCTGAGGATAACGAGGAGGCATTGCAGGTGCTTGCCAGATACCTGGAGGAGGCACCATCAAGAGAAGTCCAACGCGAGATTTTGAATGGGTTGAATCTGCTGGTGGGATCGACAGAGGAGTGAAAGGGCGGGAATGCCTTTGTCTTACTAGATAGTTTTGCTTCAGGTTGTGCTGGACCTGATTGAGGAGAAAATGCCGAGTGTCGAATGCCTTAGAATCAGGCACTCGGCATCCCTTACTGGGTACCGGATCAAGTCCGGCATGACGTGGAGGGGTCGCAGAACGCTAATCCACAACCACTCAATAATCAACATTCAGCACTCTTTCCCCCACAGTGCCATCCTGGTAGAGATCCTTCGCGGGGCTCTGGATCACATAGGTTAAGGATGGTGTCTTTCCTCACACATTCGAAAATCGGCATTCGACACGAACATAAGCTCGCTTATGTGACTGATGAAATAAAATCGGCATTCCTAATTATCCTCCACCAACTCCAGCCCCAAAGTCTGCCCTTTTTTCAACGCCGGCACACCTTCTTCCATCCATACCGGTGCTGGCGCACCTTTCAGGTAGTGGTCGAAGAATTGCTGCATGCGGATGGCCCAGTCGCGTTTGTTTTTGTATTGGGTCAGGCCGTGCTGTTCGCCGTTGTAGTTGAGCATCCAGACGGGCTTACCTAGCCGGCGCAGTGCCACGAAGTACTCGATGCCCTGGTACCACGGCACGGCGCCGTCGTCGTCGTTGTGCATCATGAGGAGCGGCGTGTTCACTTTGTCTGCCTGGAAAAGCGGAGAGTTGTCGATGTAGCGCATCGGGTATTCCCAGAGCGTGCCGCCGATGCGGCTTTGGGTTTGCTCGTACTGAAACATCCGGCTCATGCCCGAGGCCCAGCGGATGCCACCGTAAGCACTCGGCATATTAACCACGGGTGCGCCGGCTTCAGCAGCCTTGAAGATATCTGTTTCGGTAATCATGTAGGCAATCTGATACCCGCCCCAGCTGTGACCCTGTACGCCGACGTTGTCCGCATCTACAAAACCCTGCGCGATGAGGTTGGTCACACCCGGTACTACGGCATTCAACGCGCTTTCACCCGGGTACCCGTTCCGGTAGGGAATATCGGGGACAAACACGAGATAGCCGCGACTTGTGTAAAACGAGTAGCTGATGCTCGACCGTGCGGTTGCCGGCGGCGAATGTCGGTGCAGGTTTTGGGAGAGTTTCTCGTAGAAGTACACCATCATCGGGTACTGCTTCGAGGCATCAAAGTCTTCGGGCTTGTAGAGGATGCCCTGAAGCGGAATGCCGTCGAGCGATACCCATTCGGTGAGTTCCGCCGTGCCCCACATGTATTCGTCTTGCTGCGGGTTTGCATCGCTCACTTTCGTCATGTTCTTCAGATTCAGACTACTTGTCCAGATGTCGCCAAACTCTTCGAAGTTTTGGCGCGTGAAGATGAGCTTGTCAACGTCTCCTGCTTTGCGTGGTGTGGAAAACATCCGGTCCATCATCACGAGTTGCTGCGGATCACGGGAGCGGTTGATTTTGTCGCGGTAGAAGCCAGCGGCTTTGGTTTTCATGTTCATGGCTGAAAGCAACATGGGTGCATCCGGATCGACAGCACGCTCTTCAGCATCGACCCTTGCATACCGGAAGCGTGTATCGTTGGCACGACCATCAGCTTCGGTGAGGTTGATCGGCTCTTTTTTGCCTGATGGGTCGAGTAGCCAGATGTCGTACTTGTCGTAGATCAGGAATGCGTTGTCCCCTTCAGTCCAGCCGGCAGATCCGTAGGCGCCGGCCTCGAAGGGTCGGTCGTGGAGTTCGTCGTATACGGGATGCGGCAACGTGTGCGTCAGATTTACAGCCGCGCCGCCGGCGGTTGACTGGACGTACCAATCGGCTTCATCGCGATCCCACCAGGCAATGTATTTTGCATCAGGCGATAGTGAGGGGGTTGCGCGGACTGCTTCCTGCAACAACCGGTGGCTGCCGTCAGCTACATTTACCACATACACATCCTGCATCCGCGGCCAGGCCCAGGAAATTTCTTGTCTGTACGGCATGTTGGAGGTGCCGAGTGCAACGCCGGCGTTGCCTTCGTCACCGACGGTAACATCAGGCAGCATTTCATTTGCCAGTTGCACCACGCGTTTGTCGACAAGATGCACAACAGCGCGGTAGGTGCGCTTCTTCTCGCGTTCGAGCTGCACAATTTGCATCGGCTGGAGCAACGGATCTTTCCAGTTCCAGACATCGAGTTCAACTTCCTCTTCTTCAAGCGTTTCTTCGTCGCGTTCCGGCGCTGGCTTTGGTGCCGTTCCAAAGTAAAGCCGACTTCCGTTTTCTGAGAAAGAAACGCTGCCATGTTCACTCACCCACCAACCATCGGGTACACCGTCTGTTGTT contains:
- a CDS encoding prolyl oligopeptidase family serine peptidase — translated: MNKLLTLVVALLLFPATLYAQQSKKILDHDAYDIWNRIDEQAISNDGNWVLYSQSPEDGDAQLHVKALDAESAYEVARGVDAAFTADSRFAAYLVKPAKDSVRQAKIDKKKKDEMPQDGLGVINLGNGDTFTADNVKSYKLPKEAGGWIAYHLEKSSEKEEDKAEETEESEASDSKKKEKDAGTTLVLRNLNSGEETRFDSAIAYSFTEDGKWLAIATSTTDGDSDGVYAVQTASGEVTAIMEGEGNYKKLAFDEAGTQLAFIADTEDYEGDQPAFTLYYWTPGGDAINLADATTDGVPDGWWVSEHGSVSFSENGSRLYFGTAPKPAPERDEETLEEEEVELDVWNWKDPLLQPMQIVQLEREKKRTYRAVVHLVDKRVVQLANEMLPDVTVGDEGNAGVALGTSNMPYRQEISWAWPRMQDVYVVNVADGSHRLLQEAVRATPSLSPDAKYIAWWDRDEADWYVQSTAGGAAVNLTHTLPHPVYDELHDRPFEAGAYGSAGWTEGDNAFLIYDKYDIWLLDPSGKKEPINLTEADGRANDTRFRYARVDAEERAVDPDAPMLLSAMNMKTKAAGFYRDKINRSRDPQQLVMMDRMFSTPRKAGDVDKLIFTRQNFEEFGDIWTSSLNLKNMTKVSDANPQQDEYMWGTAELTEWVSLDGIPLQGILYKPEDFDASKQYPMMVYFYEKLSQNLHRHSPPATARSSISYSFYTSRGYLVFVPDIPYRNGYPGESALNAVVPGVTNLIAQGFVDADNVGVQGHSWGGYQIAYMITETDIFKAAEAGAPVVNMPSAYGGIRWASGMSRMFQYEQTQSRIGGTLWEYPMRYIDNSPLFQADKVNTPLLMMHNDDDGAVPWYQGIEYFVALRRLGKPVWMLNYNGEQHGLTQYKNKRDWAIRMQQFFDHYLKGAPAPVWMEEGVPALKKGQTLGLELVEDN